A window of the Halichoerus grypus chromosome 2, mHalGry1.hap1.1, whole genome shotgun sequence genome harbors these coding sequences:
- the DHX33 gene encoding ATP-dependent RNA helicase DHX33: MPEEARFPPAKRFRPGCGPAGGRVVMLLTAGGGGGGRRQQSALAQPAASPYPEAVERQRRSLPIFPARGQLLAQLRNLDSAVLIGETGSGKTTQLPQYLYEGGVGRQGIIAVTQPRRVAAISLATRVSDEKRTELGKLVGYTVRFDDLTSEATRIKFLTDGMLLREAISDSLLRKYSCVVLDEAHERTVHTDVLFGVVKAAQKRRKELGKLPLKVIVMSATMDVDLFSHYFNGAPVLYLEGRQHPIQVFYTKQPQQDYLHAALVSVFQIHQEAPPSQDILVFLTGQEEIEAMSKTCRDIAKHLPDGCPSMLVLPLYASLPYAQQLRVFQGAPKGCRKVIISTNIAETSITITGIKYVVDTGMVKAKKYNPGSGLELLAVQRVSKTQAWQRTGRAGREDSGVCYRLYTEAEFEKFEKMTVPEIQRCNLASVLLQLLAMKVPDVLTFDFMSKPSPDHIRAAVAQLDLLGALEQKDDQLTLTPLGRKMAAFPLEPRFAKTILLSPKFHCTEEILTVVSLLSVDSVLYSPPARRDEVQAVRKKFVSGEGDHITLLNIYRTFKNLGGSKDWCRENFVNSKNMMLVAEVRAQLRDICLKMSMPMVSSRGDVESVRRCLAHSLFMSAAELQPDGTYVTTDTRQPVAIHPSSVLFHCRPACVVYTELLHTGRCYMRDLCVVDADWLYEAAPDYFRRKLRAARD, encoded by the exons ATGCCCGAGGAGGCGCGCTTCCCGCCGGCCAAGAGGTTCCGGCCGGGCTGCGGGCCTGCCGGGGGGCGCGTGGTGATGCTGCTGaccgcgggcggcggcggcgggggccggAGGCAGCAGTCGGCCCTGGCGCAGCCCGCGGCCAGCCCCTACCCCGAGGCGGTGGAGCGGCAGCGCCGGAGCCTGCCCATCTTCCCGGCGCGGGGGCAGCTGCTGGCGCAGCTCCGGAACCTGGACAGCGCCGTTCTCATCG GGGAAACGGGCTCTGGGAAGACGACGCAGCTCCCGCAGTACCTCTACGAAGGGGGGGTCGGCCGCCAGGGTATCATTGCGGTGACCCAGCCTCGCCGAGTGGCTGCCATCTCTCTGGCCACGAGAGTCTCCGATGAGAAGAGGACTGAGCTCGGGAAGCTG GTGGGCTACACGGTGCGCTTCGACGACCTGACCTCAGAGGCCACCAGGATCAAGTTCCTGACGGACGGCATGCTTCTGCGAGAAGCGATTTCTGACTCTCTGCTGCGCAAGTACAGCTGTGTCGTGTTAGATGAAGCCCACGAGCGGACTGTCCACACCGATGTGCTCTTCGGGGTGGTGAAGGCCGcccagaagaggagaaaggaactGGGGAAGCTGCCTCTCAAA GTGATCGTCATGTCCGCAACCATGGACGTGGATCTGTTCTCGCACTATTTCAACGGAGCGCCCGTCCTCTACCTGGAGGGTCGGCAGCACCCCATCCAGGTGTTCTACACCAAACAGCCGCAGCAGGATTACCTGCACGCCGCGCTCGTCTCCGTCTTCCAGATCCACCAG GAGGCCCCTCCTTCTCAGGACATCCTGGTGTTCCTCACGGGGCAGGAGGAGATCGAAGCCATGAGCAAGACCTGCCGAGACATCGCAAAGCACCTCCCGGACGGCTGCCCCTCCATGCTGGTCCTTCCTCTGTACGCCTCCCTGCCCTACGCCCAGCAGCTCCGCGTCTTCCAGGGGGCCCCAAAG GGCTGTCGCAAAGTGATCATTTCAACCAACATCGCTGAGACCTCCATAACCATCACGGGAATAAAATACGTGGTCGACACGGGCATGGTTAAAGCAAAGAAGTATAATCCTG GCAGCGGCCTGGAGCTGCTCGCCGTGCAGCGCGTGTCCAAGACCCAGGCGTGGCAGCGCACGGGCCGGGCCGGCAGGGAGGACAGCGGTGTCTGTTACCGGCTCTACACGGAGGCCGAGTTCGAGAAGTTTGAGAAGATGACTGTGCCGGAGATCCAGAG GTGTAACCTGGCGAGCGTGCTGCTGCAGCTCCTTGCAATGAAAGTCCCCGATGTGCTCACCTTTGACTTCATGTCCAAGCCCTCTCCAG ATCACATTCGGGCGGCTGTCGCCCAGCTGGACCTGCTGGGTGCTCTCGAGCAGAAGGACGACCAGCTGACCCTGACTCCGCTGGGAAGAAAGATGGCAGCTTTCCCTTTGGAGCCCAGATTTGCCAAA ACCATCCTCCTGTCCCCCAAGTTCCACTGCACCGAGGAGATCCTGACCGTCGTTTCTCTGCTGTCGGTGGACAGCGTTCTGTACAGCCCTCCGGCCCGGCGCGACGAGGTGCAGGCCGTCCGTAAGAAGTTCGTGTCCGGGGAGGGGGACCACATCACGCTGCTCAACATCTACCGGACCTTCAAGAACCTGGGTGGCAGCAAG GATTGGTGCAGAGAGAACTTTGTCAACAGCAAGAACATGATGCTGGTGGCTGAAGTCCGAGCACAGCTGAGGGATATCTGCTTGAAG ATGTCCATGCCGATGGTGTCCTCCCGCGGGGACGTGGAGAGCGTCCGCCGCTGCCTGGCGCACAGCCTGTTCATGAGCGCGGCCGAGCTGCAGCCCGACGGCACGTACGTGACCACGGACACCCGCCAGCCGGTGGCCATCCACCCCTCGTCCGTGCTCTTCCACTGCCGGCCGGCCTGCGTCGTCTACACGGAGCTGCTGCACACCGGCAGGTGCTACATGCGGGACCTGTGCGTCGTGGACGCCGACTGGCTGTACGAGGCCGCCCCCGACTACTTCCGGAGGAAGCTGCGGGCGGCCCGCGACTGA
- the C1QBP gene encoding complement component 1 Q subcomponent-binding protein, mitochondrial: MLPLLRRVPRALGSAVAGLRAAPAPPPRPLLQPAPRPCVRPFGLLRVCAGLLRARGPCSCGCGELHTQGDKAFVEFLNDEIKEEKKIQKHKSLPKMSGGWELEVNGTEAKLVQKVGGEKITVTFNINNSIPPTFDGEEEPSQGQKVEEQEPELTSTPNFVVEVVKDGGRKALVLDCHYPEDEVGQEEEEESDIFSIREVSFQSVGESDWKDTNYTLNTDSLDWALYDHLMDFLADRGVDNTFADELVELSTALEHQEYITFLEDLKGFVKSP, from the exons ATGCTGCCCCTGCTGCGCCGAGTGCCCCGCGCGCTGGGCTCCGCCGTCGCCGGGCTCCgcgccgcgcccgccccgccgcctcGGCCGCTGCTGCAGCCCGCGCCCCGGCCGTGCGTGCGGCCCTTCGGGCTGCTCCGTGTGTGCGCCGGCCTTCTGCGCGCCCGCGGGCCCTGCAGCTGCGGCTGCGGCGAGCTGCACACCCAGG GAGATAAAGCTTTCGTTGAGTTCCTGAATGATGAGattaaggaggaaaagaagatacagaagCACAAGTCCCTCCCCAAGatgtctggaggctgggagctggaAGTGAACGGGACGGAAGCCAAGCTAGTGCAGAAAGTTGGGGGAGAAAA GATCACCGTCACCTTCAACATCAACAACAGCATCCCGCCCACGTTTGACGGGGAGGAGGAGCCGTCCCAGGGGCAGAAGGTGGAAGAACAGGAG CCTGAACTGACGTCCACGCCCAATTTCGTGGTGGAAGTCGTCAAGGACGGTGGCAGGAAGGCCCTGGTGCTGGACTGTCATTATCCGGAAGATGAG GTCgggcaagaggaggaggaggagagtgacATTTTCTCCATCAGGGAGGTGAGCTTTCAGTCCGTCGGCGAGTCTGACTGGAAGGACACGAATTACACGCTCAACACCGACTCCCTGGACTGG GCCTTGTACGACCACCTGATGGATTTCCTGGCCGACCGAGGGGTGGATAACACGTTCGCAGACGAGCTGGTGGAGCTCAGCACAGCCCTGGAGCACCAGGAATACATTACTTTTCTCGAGGATCTCAAAGGTTTTGTCAAGAGTCCGTAG